DNA from Papio anubis isolate 15944 chromosome 1, Panubis1.0, whole genome shotgun sequence:
AGGCATATCTCGTTGTTTTGATTTGTGCttccctgatgattggtgatgtccagcatcttttcatgtgcttattgtccatttgtatatctttttctgggaaatgtctgtttaagtcctttgctcatttctgAATTGGGTTTTTGGCTTTATTGTTGTTGAATTTTAGGACTTCtctgtgtattctggatattccttatcagatatgtgactTGCAAATATTGTGGTTTTCTTCCATCCTGTCAGTGgcctttttactctgttataATAGTGCCCTTTGGtgcacaaaaaattaattttcatgaaatccaactttattttttcttttgctgcctgtgcctttggtgttgtagCCCAGAAGTCATCGCCAAATCCAACGTTGTGAAGCCTCGGCCTGTGCTtacttctaataattttatagttttaggtctttgatccattttgaattaatttttgtatgtggtggtAGGAaagagtccaacttcattcttttgcatagtTTTCCctgcaacatttgttgaaaagactgtcccttccccattgaatggtcttggtcAAATCATTTGACCGTATATGGGAGGGTTCATTTCtcgactctctattctgttccattggtctctgtgtctgtttttgtgccagtaccacactgttttcatcactgtagctttgtagtaagttttgaaatcagaaagtgtgagtcctccagcttGTTGGttctttttcaggattgtttCGGCTGTTTGGAGTCCCCTGAGATTCCATAGGAATTTTAGAATTTATCTTTTCTACTTCCGTAAAAAGCATTATTGAGATTTTGACagatattgcattgaatctgtagatcactttgggtaataCTGACGTCTTACCAACATGAAGTCTTCTAATACATGAACGTGGAATGTGTTTCCtttgtttatgtcttctttaatttctttcagcaatgttttgtagttttcactgcACAAATCTTTCACCTCAttggttaattcctaagtattttattctttttaatgctattgtcGATGGAATTATAGCTGACTCTTGAACATGGGTTAAAACTatgtgggtccacttatatgtgaatttttttcaataaatacagtcAGCCTTTCATATTGGTGGGTTCCGAATCCACAGTCAAATGCAGATCAATTCTTGCGATGTGAAACCCGCATATACGGAGGGCCAACTTTTCATATCTAGGGGTTGGAGTTTCCACAGGGCTGACTGTAGGACTTCAGCATGTGGAGATTTCGGTATCTGAGGGttgtcctggaaccaatcccacGTGGATACCAAGTGGTGACTGTATTTTCTTAATTCCCTTTTTAGATTATTCATTATTAATGTATAAAAAAggaactgatttttgtgttgCCTTCATATCCtgctactttgctgaattcatttattggttctcacaggttttttttttgtgtgtgtgtgtgtgtttgtgtgtgtggaatctttagggatttctacatataagatctgagaacagagataattttctttctttctttcaaatttggatgcttggtaattttttcttgcctaattattCTGGCTATAACTTCCAGTGCAACGTTGAGTAGAAGTGCAAAAGTGatcatctttgccttgttcctgatcttagaggaaaagcttttctttttcatcattgaatatgatatttgctgtgggtttttcTTATATGGATTTTATATTGAGgcagtttccttctctttctagtttgctgagtgttcttataaaagggcgttgaattttgtcaaaggcttttctgcatcagttgagatgatcatttttcccccttcattctgttaatgtggtatattacattaattgacatttgtatgttgaaccattcttgcattctAGCaacaaatcccacttggtcatgtgTGTCATCCTTTTAACAAATTGCTGAATTtgttttgttagtattttgttgaggatttttgcctcaaTATTCTTACAGGCTAATGGTCTGTAGTTTTCCCGTAGTGTCTTTGGCtatggtatcagggtaatgccgGCCTCATAGACTGAGTGaggaagtgttccttcctctttgattttttggaaaactttgaggattggtgttagttctttaaatgtttggtagaattcaccagtgaagccatcaggtcctggccttttctttgttgggagatttttgagTACTGACTCAATCTTTTCActagttataggtctattcagatcttctgtttcttcatgatttagtcttggtgggttttgtgtttctagggatttatccatttcatctagattaGCTGATTTATTGGCTTACAATTGTTCCTATTACTatcttataattctttttatttctgtagaattggTAATAATAacctcattttcatttctgattgtcataatttgagttttctctttcttagtcCACCTGGCAAAAAGTTGgtcaaattttatcttttcaaggaaaaaacttttgttttcattgattttctctattctcGATCCTCTGTTTTGTTGATCTCTGctgtaatctctctctctttctttttctttctgttcatgtgttctttttctagtttcttaagttGTAAAGTTAGactgttgatttgagatctttcttgttttttaatggaaGCATTTACAGCTATACATTTCCCCCTCAGCACTGCTTTCCCTGTGTCTCATAATTTGGGgtgtgttgttttcattttcacttgtcTCTAAGCATTGTCTAACTTCTCATGTGATTTCTTCTGTGATCCATTGGTTGTTTAGCCCCCTCCtccttttacagaggaggaaactgaggcctggggaggTGAAATGATTTGGCTGAGGTTGCTTAGCTGGACCCAACTCTTTCAGGCTCCAGGGACAGAGCTTAGGGCAGCAGGCCTGGGCTGAGCACACAGGTCCAGTGTGAGTCCCTCAGAGTCAGACCACACAGAATGCAGTGCAGTTGCAAGCAAAGAATGCTCATAATCAAACAGAACAGAAACCATATTCCAGCACACAGGCCTCCCCCAGCTGAATGGGATCTGTCTTCTTGCCATTGCCCCcctctcaacttttattttacattggaGCAGTTTCTGCAGAAGAAAGTCTTAAATGCATAGATACCGAACTTAAAGGGCAAGTAAATGAAGCTCAGATCAGGGTCCAGGGGCTGAATCCCCACACCTGTCTGTGGCAGACATGGCTGACCGAGGCCAGCACTTACTCCCTCTGCCTATGTCCTCCAAAACCCTCTGAACACCGGGGGCCAGGCAGCCCCACCAATGCAGCCGAGGGAACACCTCCTGGCCAACAGCCCCAGAGGGACCCCTGCATGCACTGAGCATTATTTAAGCTGGGGAGGACCCGTAGTACCTCTGAAGGCTCGCACGTCTATCCATGCAGACAGGCTGGGAGGACGAAAGGGCAGGACTCCCAGAAACTGGGTTTGTGGGGACCAGGCTCCCATGAGCCGCAGTACAGGTGGGGATGGGAACATAGGTTTTGATGGGCATCTTGCTGCTCAGGACGGCCTCCTGGCTCCCTCTCTCCTTGGGGTAGAGGCAACTCCCTGGGTCCCCCACCCGTTTGCCCAGGCCcaggtggggagtggggtggcACCTGCAGCTGGTCTAGGGCCAGGTGCACCAATGCCCGTCCACACAGTGCCTGCACGTTCTCCGGCTCAGCCCGCAGCACTGCGTTGAAGTCGAACATGGCCGTCTTCTTCTGGCCCAGGAACCCATAGCAGCGGGCTCGGGCAAGGAGGGATTCACTTGCCTGGCTTCCTGCAGGAAGATGGCATGGGGTTGGGATGAGCCTGTGCTGGGTCCCCCCCCCAGTGTCCCTCCTGCCCAGGTCGGGGAAGGCAGAGGGTACATGAGCTTCAGGGCTCACCACTGGGCActgagacacacagagacagTCACGGCGGACCTGGGGGCCTTGGCTTCGGGGCAAGAGGAGCCCCGCCAGGACTGGAGACAGCTGGGGGTCTGCCAAGGGAAGGGGCACTGCAGCTGCCTCTGAGGCCAGGCAAGGGCAGGGGGTCAGGGTCCTGGGGTGGGACCTGGAGTGGCAGCAGCAGGAAGGTGTGAGGCTTGGATATGGGGCAGTCTAGGAGGAGCCCCCTGGATTCTGGGCATAAGAGACCCCTCCCCAAAGAGGTTATCATTATCGTGCCCCTTCTAGGTGTCTGTCTGGTGACGGACATGGGACAACGTGCCGGGCCGCTCTGGGCTGCTCTGGGCTGTGCGCGTTCCCACCAACGCATGCAGGGCATGCTCTCCGTGCCAGGTTCTGTCCCAGAATGAGCTCTCCGAATCCCACTTCCAGCCCACGTGGGCTACTCTGCCATCCCCCTTTGAGAGAGGAGGGTGAGGGGTGCTCACTAAGTGCATGGCCAGATTCCACGCAGCAGCCTGATCTAGGTCCAGGCTCTCACACTCCCTGTACCCCAGGAGATCCCTGTGAGTCCTGGGAAACATCCGCTTCCCTCCAGACACTTGGTCCCACCAGAAAACAGCACAGACTCCAAGAAGCAGGCAGCACCCCCGCGCTGGGTGTCCCCGGGTGGGGAGGCCAGGTGTGCACGGGAGGAGCTTCAGTCATTGTTTCTCGGAAGGGCTGAGGGGAGCAGGGACCTTGCCTCCTTGTCATTAACTGGGAAAGGGGCCCTTTTCCCTTAGGGCTGAGGCTTCTGGGACAGCAGCTCAGGCACTAGGCAGGGCACAGCTCAGATCCCAGCTCAGGCCCCAGGTCTCAGAGGCCGGTCTCAGGCCTTGGTGCACCCACCTTGATGGCGAGATGCCCTCAGCGAGTGGCCCCTGCCCTGTCCACCCCGTGGGTGTTCCTGAGGCCCCTGCACCTGGGGAGCATGCGTGTCCCCACTGTCCAACACGGCAAAGGCTCCCCATGTCCCCTGTGCCCGGCACAAGACTGGGCCCTGGGAGCAGGTGGGCAGCCCCTACCTGCAGCAAAGATGGCCAGAGAGAGGTAGGCGATGGCCTCCTTGGTGTGGGCCCTGCCGTCGGCCCCGCCTGGCCGTGCCCGCAGGATGGCCAGGGCCCTGGCATGGCAGTGGCCTTGAAGCAGCTGCCGGTCCTCGTGGCAGAAGACGTCCAGGGTGGGCTGGAGGCAGGCGGTGTCACCGGACTGGACCAGCTTCTTCACCAACTGCAGGAGTGCCACAGTCACTGCCCACACCCTTGGGACCGATGCCCTGGGGCCCACCCTGTACCGACGCCCCTGGccatcccccaccccatcctCACTGCCCCAGGGACCATCTGGTGCCAACACCCCCAGCCTCACCCTTGCTGCCCCAGGGCTCACCCAGTGCCAATGCCCCTGGCAATTCCTCACCCCACCCTCTCTGCCCCAGGGCACACCCAGTGCCGCCACCCTGATCATCCCGTACTCCTGCTCgctgcctcccccagcccctggctgtGTGTCCATAAGCCTGGGGGCTTCTCCCTATCTGAGTACTAGGAGGTTGGCTGTGTGTTGCAGCGTGGCCTTTTGAGCCTTTGGGGGCATTTTGTTTTCCCACAGGTGGGGGTCCCACAGCAGGCAGGGACTGTGTCCCCAGCTTGGTGCAGAGGAGCAGGCGGGGAGGGGAGTTGTGAGCCTGCTCTGGGCTGCAGTCAGAGCCGCGTCTGTCTGTGGCATGGCACTGTTGGGCTGGGGCTCTCAGGGTCCTAAGCCTAGGACTTCTCTGTCCCGTGGAGGTGGAGACCCCGCCCCAGTGGGCCCACTGGAGCAAGGAATGGGTGTGCTCCCATGAGAAGCAGAAGGGGCTTTTAGGTCAGGAAGGGTCAACAGGCGCCAGGGAGTCCTTCAGACAATGCAGAGCAAAAGCCCAGCACAGCCAAGTAGGACCAGGTCTCTGAGCGAGGGGAGACCTCCACCCCACAACTTCCCCTCTCCACGGCTCCATCCGAAGGAGGCCCAATGCTGCCCCCTGCTGGCCGCTGGTGGGCACACGGGTTCCCCAAGCTGAGCAAGAGGATGCAGGTTCAGGGCATCCGAACCTGGGCAGGGCAAGGAGATCAGAACCCAAACCAGGCCCCGGGGGGAAGAAGGCACGACAAGGCCCTCACCCCAGGCCCCAAGGCCTGAATCCCACCAGAGCAGGTGAGGGTCTGCCTTTCCTGGGAGCGGGGGGTCttggaggcaggaagggagggccCCTCTGCTACCCTCCCCAAGGCAGGGTTGCATCCAAGCCTAGTTTATGTGAAAGACTTGGAGAGAAGCTCGGCCTGCAGTCGGTTCCTGGCCCTTCTGCTTCATAACCACAGCGGAAGCAAGTACGACAAAGCAGCTATGCATGCGGGGAATCTGCCGACCCCAGGGACCTGCCCCAGCCGATTTCCATGACGACCCGTGGGACCTGGACCCAGATAAGGAGACTGAGCGTCAGACAGGTGAGGGCCTGCAGCAGGTGCAGAGCTGGGGCTGAATGCAGTCGCCCGGTCCAAAGCTCAGACTGCAGGGTCCAGCGCCAAGTCCACAGGAGGCCTATGCCCTCTTCCCAGCTGGGCCCGTTTCCACCTGCCCTCTCTCACCCCCCGGGCCTCCTCACCTGGTTGGCGTCATAGCAAAAGCCCCTCCTCAGCTGCAACAGGGCCAGCCGTGCCAGCACAGGGGCTGCCTGGGGCCTCCGGGAGAGGGCCACCAGCAGGGCCTTGTGTGTCTCCTCCAGGCGGCCCAGGCGGTACAGGGCGTCAGCCGCCAGGAGGCAAGAGGCCTCGTCCTCCGAATCCAGCTCCATCAGCAGTGTGGCCAGCTGGTGCACGCCGCGGGCGTCCCTGGGTGGAGATCAGCTCAGAGGGGCCTGCCCCTTTTGACAACCCCTCCACCTGCCCAGGTGATTGGGCAgtggggaaatcccatctcctgcacctggcctgggcaGCTCCCTCTGGAGGGACCCTCATGCCGTGCCATCCCCAGAGGCCAAAGGTGCCCTTCCTATCACACGGCCCTCACGCCCTCCCTCACCCTTCCCCCACCCTGTGGGAGGTGGGATTGAGGCGGTATAGACAGCAGTGGCAGGGCTGACCCTGAGCAgaccctgcctcagtttccttttccgCAAAAGCACAAACGATTTGGCCTTGCTGGGCTCAGGGGTGTGCGTGCAGGCAGAGGAAGAAAACACGCGGCTGCATGTGGCACGTTCCCGTGTCCATGTGGGAATGGTAATAAGCGCTCACTGGGCAATGGGGCCAGAGCCTCAAATTTGACAACTCCCAGAGAACAAATATAAGCGCCATCACATAATGAAAGTTCCTCACCACCAGCAAATCAAAGCCATGCAAATCAAACACCCGGAAGGCAGAAGactctgtattattattattagtgtatGTCGTATTATTAATTAGTAATGTGTtatatgtgtggtattattattattggtgtgtgtgtgtgtgtgtgtggtgtgtgtgttgtatgtgtggtaatgtgtgtgtggtgtgtgtgttgtagcatgtatgtGTGAAAGGTATTATTATTAGGGGAATTAatattaatgtgtgtgtgtattgttgtatgtgtgtagtgtgtatagtctgtgtgtgtatggtgtgttattatgtgtgtggtgtattattgttgtgtgtgtgtatcccatgtgtagtgtgtgtgtagtgtgtatgtgtgttgtataTTCTTCTTAAAGGTATTATtatggtgtgtgtatggtgtgttgtgtgtgtgttatgtatgtgttgtgtgttgtgtgtgttgtgtgtgtgttgtatgtgtggtgtgtatggtgtgtgtatggtgtgtgtatggtgtgtatttattattattattattatgtatatgtgttgtgtgttgtattattattgttgtgtgtgtgttgtatgtgtgtggttgTGTATGATTATTGTTGTAGttattgtgttattattattgtgttgtattgtatgtgttgtgtgtgtgtgttattattattattgtgtgaatTGTGTGTATAGTGAATTGTGTTGTGTGTGTTATGTTGTATTGTTTGTGTGCTctgtgtgttattattattattgtgttgtaTGTGTGGTGTATTATTTATGGTATTATTAGCCTGAAagttgtgttgtgtgtgtgttatgtatgtgttgtgtgtgtgttgtgtgtgtgtgaatttgaccAATGCCTTGGTGTGTTGTGTGTATTATTATGTATGTGTTGTGGCTGTTATTattgtgtgtgttgtatgtgtgagTATGTATAGTTGGCTATTAGCCttaaattacatattattattatagattaTTATTTGTGTATTGTGTGTTATAACCTGTGTttgtgtgttattattattattgtggtgtgtgtatggtgtgttgtgtgtgttatgtatgtgtttattgtGTTATTATTGTGTGTGTTGTATATGTATTGTGTAAttgtgtatatggtgtgtgtatgAAGATTGTGTTTATTATTGTGTGTGTTATGTATGTGTTGTtgtgtgttattattattgtgtgttgtgtgtagtATGTGTGAATTGTGTAAGCTAGTTATTGATATTCTGTGTGTTATGTGTatgtgttat
Protein-coding regions in this window:
- the TTC34 gene encoding tetratricopeptide repeat protein 34 encodes the protein MELDSEDEASCLLAADALYRLGRLEETHKALLVALSRRPQAAPVLARLALLQLRRGFCYDANQLVKKLVQSGDTACLQPTLDVFCHEDRQLLQGHCHARALAILRARPGGADGRAHTKEAIAYLSLAIFAAGSQASESLLARARCYGFLGQKKTAMFDFNAVLRAEPENVQALCGRALVHLALDQLQVPPHSPPGPGQTGGGPRELPLPQGEREPGGRPEQQDAHQNLCSHPHLYCGSWEPGPHKPSFWESCPFVLPACLHG